The DNA sequence ACTTTAATATGAACAATTCATTTATACACTTCAATAATATTTTTCTTATAGTTCTGTATTCATTACTCCTGGAATTTTTTATAATTATAACTACATGATTATACATAATATTTCTAATTGGTTTTATAAAGATAAGCCTTAATAACATATTACTTATTTAATGTTTTTTTATTTACTAATTAAGTTCATGTCCATTCCAAATATAGAATCTTTTTTTTTGATCGAACGGCTTTGTAGAAATTCTATAATGCGATGGGATCGCTTATTTGAGCATTGCAAATAAAAAAAATAAATCATGCAATCTTTATGCCCTCCTTCAAAACATTTTTATGAATGGATTTTTTGCCTTTAAATCTTGTGGAAGAAGCACTTTCACTGAAATATAATCTTCTGTATCCAGAAGCACGTCAAAAGCCAGCCCTGTCATCTTTCTCCATCTTTCTCCTTCATCACCGTTCCATATAACCAAAATATCAATATCAGAATCTTCACGGGCTTCGCCTCGAGCAACAGATCCAAATAATACAATGTTTTTTATATGATCACGGTATTTGTGGAGAGCTCTTTCTACAAATTCATCCACAGCTTTTTTTGTATCTTTTTTTGTATGAGGTTCAGAATAAAGCTATTCATAATTAACCATCAGAAGATAAATAAAACTTCAATTCAATTTTTTACACTATTTTCAACAATTTT is a window from the Methanobacterium sp. genome containing:
- a CDS encoding nucleotidyltransferase domain-containing protein, yielding MDEFVERALHKYRDHIKNIVLFGSVARGEAREDSDIDILVIWNGDEGERWRKMTGLAFDVLLDTEDYISVKVLLPQDLKAKNPFIKMF